CACCTTTTTAGGCTGTTAAATCTAATCGTAGTGATTATGCATAATTTAGCAAGTGGGTAAAGGAATTCTTCAGCTCGAAAGGTAGAGTTCTGACCTtagactattattttttaaacggTAAGAGAAATCACACAACATCTAACACTTTACTCCCTTTCCCCCTAAATAATGATCAATACTTGTTTGGTATTTAACTCACGGACGCTTACATTTATTATAGTAATCcgactttatttttcttagtctttttATTCCAAGATGGAGGGGGTGATGGAGGTTGGGCGGGTGGGTCATGATTTGAGGTAGAAATGACCACTGAAATCTCACTTTTTTACCTATTTCGTAGGGTACTGCCTtgataaaattttcaatttctttcttggGGATAATGACACATActcatgtaacttttttttttttagtaaggtAGATTCCTAACCAGTTGGTTCGTAATTTTCCAGCATTTTAAAACACGTAACAGTGGTAAATGACCAGTGATTTTCCTGTTCTCTAGGGTGTATTTGTTCAGCTAGTCCAGGCAAATTCTCCGTCCTCACTGGTTGGTCTGCGATTCGGGGACCAGGTGCTCCAGATCAACGGGGAGAACTGTGCCGGCTGGAGCTCCGACCGAGCGCACAAGGTGCTCAAGCAGGCTTTCGGAGAGAAGATTTCTATGACCGTTCGGGACAGGTGAGCAGACTAAGCAGTGCACGGGGAAACTCAAGGCTAGTTTTCCTGTTCTTGGGCTTTTAAGATTCTGTGAATATAATATTTTGTTGCAGAAAATGATCAAATGTTATTGATTAGCCTTATACTCTTGCAGTTGTGCAGTGCAGGTTTTTCTTACAtggtttgactttttaaaaatagcattctgGTTGAGCATACTTTTTTTCAGAGCTTATAGAAATTTGTCCTCTAAGAAGTTACTTtcctttcttgggcttccctggtggcgcagtggttgagagtccgcctgctgatgcaggggacgcgggttcgtgccccggtccgggaagatcccacatgcccgcggagcggctgggcccgtgagccgtggccactgagcctgcgctccgcaacgggagaggccacggcggtgagaggcccgcgtaccgcaaaaagacaacaacaacaacaacaacaaaccaagaAGTTACTTTCCTTTCTTAATCTGTTTCTCTAGAAAACAGTAAAGAAGGGTAGAAAGGTAACTAAGCGGCAGGCGTCTCAGCCTTGCTTTCCGGTTTCCTGCTCAGGGTAGACACGGGGTGCAGGGCCCCTGCAGAACTCCACGGTGTCTGCGGGTTCAGAAAGCCCCATCTGGCCTTGTGGGAGGCTGGAACGCTTTCTTTAGCTTGTTTATTTATAATGGAAACATTCAGCACACGTACTGCGGGCTAGGATCCTTCCCGGCCACATGGGCGTCGAGGGCGGAGCTGTATCACACTGTTGGCTTTGGGGGTTTTATTCGTCTTAGTTCAACTTGTTTTACCGACCTGTGTGTTTCCATTTCTCACACATGGTAGGTGTTGAGTAAACATTTTGTAGACGAATGCCACCTTTGCTTTATATCTAAGGAAAATTTCAAACAGTAACTTGGACTAACACGAAGACATGACTTGTGAAGTTTATAACGTGCAGTTCGTATTTGGTTATGAAAGCTGTGCAATCACGTGGCAGCAGAGCTGCAGCTGGTGGGCGGCCGGCGCACACGCACGTGGCCGTCTGTCCGACCCGCCTTTTCTCCTAAGGACCTGGGGAGCTTCTGTGTCACTGCTTCTGTGGTTCTTCTAGAGCAGAGCAAAAATATCTTCTATAGAGTTTTCAAAATCAAGatgtgagaaatattttaaaggttcTAAACAAAATAAGTATTTCCTAAGAAAAATTAAGCTCCAGGAAATACTAACAagttaaaaaaggtaaaaattcatttttaagactGGTTTTTGTTCAAACCTATCTTCATGTTAAATTACAGTGAGTACTGTAATGTCAGGGAAAGAGCATATTGATAAACTGCATGGAGCGTTAAGTCTTTGATGCTTATAAGAAGGAAATTGTAAATTAGGCAAACCATAATGGAGAGAATTTCTGAAAAAGTCATCTTTTGCATGAAGATGTACAAAATCCGTGTCATACGTACTAAGTAGCTCTTATTGGAAACAGTGAGTTTATTGTAACAAAGTTTCCAGTCTGTCAGAATGGAAATCCATGAAAACGCCTACTTTGGAATTAAAGTTTTAATTGAAGCCATTACGTTTACAGGCCCTTTGAACGGACAATCACCATGCATAAGGACAGTACTGGACATGTTGGCTTTGTCTTTAAGAATGGAAAAATCACGTCCATAGTGAAAGACAGTTCTGCAGCTAGAAACGGTCTTCTCACGGAACACAACATCTGTGAGGTCAACGGACAGAACGTCATTGGACTGAAGGTCAGGAGCGGAACTTCGGGCTCCTTCTGCTGTGTTCTTGCAGCAAGCGTCTCTCACTTGTCCGTATCACTGGGGCGGTTGTTGACCACAACGTAGAAATGCAGGGCGGTGCTGGGCTCTTGTGCTGGCCGTGCTCGCAGGCTGGGGCTGCCACCTGGAACTGTGGCCTCTGTAGCTGGGGGGCTATTAGGCTAGATCTCTGACGTCCCTTGACCTAGAGCTGTGGAGACCTGAAGATTTTGAGGACACTCTGGCTGAATGATTGCTTTTTTCAATCCAGGAGTTGTAGGAAATGTGTAATAGTTTATGTTCAGATTAGTACTTCATTCTTATGGTTTATTCCCTCCACATATTCCTAAATAGAACTACTTTGAGGTCTAAAGGTTTTCATCAAGGCCTGCTCGTTTCATTAACCTGGGTTAAGAATACACAGTTAGCCGAGGGGCTCTGGTAATATTGTATATGGGGACAGTGATTTAATCGTAAGTGATGAAAAGAATGATTGTTAGCTCATGTTTTCAACTCAGTTTACTTAACAGTTTTGTTACCACTGATGAAATTGTGATTCTGTTGAATTAAAACTTggtaaaggaactagaaaaactaTAAATCCCAAGGGTCAGGATTTTAGAGACATTAGCAAAACCTGaaaggacatatgtatatatattttttttaaccaagaataacttattttatatgtatttaatagAGCCTCAGTAGAATTTCATTGTGTTTTCAACAGGACTCTCAAATCGCAGACATACTGGCAACAGCTGGGAATGTAGTTACTATTACAATCATGCCTGCTTTTATATTTGAACATATTATTAAACGGTAAGTAGACTGATTCTTCAACCTGATGCTACGCTCATGTGACTTCACAGAAGCACTGTGTTTCTTGTAATTCTCAAACCTTTGGATTTTTTTACCTGACAGATGACAATGGCATTATCTAGAAATTTGaagtaaattatttaaatcaGAGCAGTTGGTTGGTAAGGATGACCCCTCACAAAGGCCCAAGTATGGAATAAAAGCCACTTCCTAAATGTTGATGTTTCCCAGGAGGAGGTACACAGCAGAGGTGGGCAGGCTCCCAGCTCAGTCAGTTTGCAGTGAACTCGTAGTTGTGGTCTGCCTGCAGCTCCACCTACTTGTGGTTCATGAAGAACTCTTACATGTGCGGTGTTGGAGGAAcagtctttttattatttctttttttggactgcgttgggtctccgttgctgcgcaccggctttctctagttgtggcgagcgggggctactcttcattgcggtgtgcgggcttctcgttgcggagcacgggctctaggcgcgcgggcttcagtagttgtggcgcgcgggctcagctgctcggcggcatgtgggatcttcccgtgtCCCTGCgcttgcaggcggattcttaacccctgcgccaccagggaagccctgcgggGAGAGTCTTGATTCCCGGGAGCAGCAAAGCGTGTGGGGTGCGCTCTCCGTCCTCAGGAACGGGGACTGGAAAGCTGAGGAGGGAGAACAGGCGGGGGCGGCCAGGGCTCTGTCTGCCCCGCAGCGTGTACACTCTGGCTTGGCTGAGCCAGCGTGGAATTCTTCTTTCAGAATGCACCTTGCATGtggaaatagaatttaaaatattaaaaacataccaCGTGTAATGAAGTTTGTTTCAGCTTCTGGGTAGAACGCAGCGAGACGGTCTTGGTGGGGAGAGTTGTCAGGACTGATCCTGCAAGAGCTCACTTTTCTTAAACCAGTAATAGCTTCCGCCCGCTTCCCGCCAACAATAGTGGCTTTGTCGTTTGGTGTCTTTCTTTTTAACCACCCAGCCTAATACACAAAGATACAAGGACTTTCCTGTATCTTATCTAACCTTACTAGCCAGGACTCAGATAGCTTTTCACACGGGGTATTTTGCAAACAGCTAGATTACCTGAGACCCTTAGATCTGaactcattaaaacaaacaaaccttccCCCGCATTCCCACTTGATGGTAACAGTGCTGTGTTTGGATTGGAGTTTCCTGGGAACCCAACCCTCAGTATCTAATACAAGTGACTCTTGTAGGATGGCGCCAAGCATTATGAAAAGCTTGATGGATCACACCATTCCTGAGGTTTAGAAGTCGCGGCCCAGTGGAAACGTCACTGAAGTTCTCCCGTTTACGTCTCCGGCAACTTGCCTTTATCTTATGCACACGAAGCTTTGTAGGAGCCAGCGAGCATATGCTGCATGAGGACCTTCCTGTCTTACAGTAGGGCTGGGAATCTCACCGTTTGATCTGATATCTTGTTCAGACTTCTTATCCTGATTTTACAGTGGAAAGACTTACTTTCGTAGATTAGTGTCTTTACTGGAAACCCGATGCTTTTACGCCCGTGTCATGAGGATGGCTGATACAGGCTCAGTCACCTTCAGTCCTGGGTATCAGGTAGTGCTGTTCATATCACTTTAGTTCTATGGTATATGTGCATTTTTACTGTTACCAGTCCatttagaatgattttttttcagttctgtttGTATAAACCACCAATTAAGTAACGCTGGTTTCATTCCATGTAATAAGCATTATCGTACAGTGTGTGTACGCTGCAAGAGACTGTATTGACTATCATTATTACATTTTAACTATCATTACATTTTAACTACCTTTACTGAATATGCTTGGACTGTCGCCTTAACAAACA
This genomic window from Kogia breviceps isolate mKogBre1 chromosome 17, mKogBre1 haplotype 1, whole genome shotgun sequence contains:
- the SDCBP gene encoding syntenin-1 isoform X1 translates to MSLYPSLEDLKVDKVIQAQAAFSANPAANPAVVSDASAPISQDGNLYPKLYPELSQYMGLSLNEEEICANMAMVPGAPSQGQLVARASSMNYMVAPVTGNDAGIRRAEIKQGIREVILCKDQDGKIGLRLKSIDNGVFVQLVQANSPSSLVGLRFGDQVLQINGENCAGWSSDRAHKVLKQAFGEKISMTVRDRPFERTITMHKDSTGHVGFVFKNGKITSIVKDSSAARNGLLTEHNICEVNGQNVIGLKDSQIADILATAGNVVTITIMPAFIFEHIIKRMAPSIMKSLMDHTIPEV
- the SDCBP gene encoding syntenin-1 isoform X2 yields the protein MSLYPSLEDLKVDKVIQAQAAFSANPAANPAVVSDASAPISQDGNLYPKLYPELSQYMGLSLNEEEICANMAMVPGAPSQGLVARASSMNYMVAPVTGNDAGIRRAEIKQGIREVILCKDQDGKIGLRLKSIDNGVFVQLVQANSPSSLVGLRFGDQVLQINGENCAGWSSDRAHKVLKQAFGEKISMTVRDRPFERTITMHKDSTGHVGFVFKNGKITSIVKDSSAARNGLLTEHNICEVNGQNVIGLKDSQIADILATAGNVVTITIMPAFIFEHIIKRMAPSIMKSLMDHTIPEV